The Rhabdothermincola salaria genome segment ACCTACGAACGGGTGCCGCTGCTGTACCAGGCCATGTTCCGGGCCTACCTCGCCGGCGGGGCCACCCCGCCCGGCGAGGAATCGCCGTGGTCGGGGCGGTCGTGGCTCGACCAGGCCGTGGGCGACGACGTGGCCGACCGCGAGGTCCTCGTCGAGCTCCTCGAGCACCAGGTGCTGGCGTCGCTGGTGTCGCTCATCACCGGTACCGCCCCTCGCGAGGTCATGGCCCGCTTCGAGCGGGCGGTCGTCCACCTGTGCCCGTGAGCGGGGTGCAGATCGGCTCCCCGGGCCCGGCGCCCGACCCTGGTCCACCCGTATCGGTGCGGGCCCGACGAGCGATGTAGGGCCCTGAGAGGGACCCGCGCCACCGACCGGCGACGCGAGTGCGTCTCGACCGACAAGGGCGACCGCACCGGCAACGGGGCGGGAGCAACGCCACCGGACCCTCTGGGCCCTGGTGGCTGCCGAAGCCGACGATCCCGGGAGGGACCCCACGATGCTCGCTGATCTGCTCACCCACCTCCGTGTGCCGACGAAGGTGGTGGCGGCCGCGGTGGCCGTCGCCGTCGCCGTCGGCGGGGTGGGCGTCGCCGCCGCGGTGACCTCGGCCGATGACGACGATCCCGCGACCGAGGCCACCGAATCGTCGACCACGCTCGACAGCACCACCACCACCGACACCACCGCCTCGACCACGTCGACCACGATCGAGGACGAGGAGGCGACGCTCGAGTCCGACGCCGCCGAGGGCCCCGGGGACGAGACTCCGGAGCTGTCCGAGAAGCAGGGCCCACCGGAGGGGAAGGGCCCACCCGAGGGGACCTTCGGTGCCCGGGTCAGCGCCGATGCCCGCGACGGCGGCGTCGACGGACCCACCATCGCCGCCGAGGCCCGGGCTCGCGCCGCCGAACGCAAGGCCGACCGGGAGAAGGGCCCCGAGGCACCCGAGGCCGACGACGAGGGCGACCAGAGGGGTGGAGGTCGCCCCGACGGCGCCGGCCCGCCACCATGGGCCGGTCAGCCGGGCGGGCGCCCCGGCGGCGACTGACCCGCCCCGAGTCCCGACATCCGGCTCCTTCGACCGAAGCTGCGGGAGCACGCACCACGGCGGGGACCCCCGGGATCGAACGATGACGGGCGAACCAGCCTCGGGCCGTACCCCTCGACCGCACCGGCGGCGTTGACAGACCCGAGACATGGGGAGCCCCGAGATTCCGACGGCCGATTCCACCCCTCGGCGAGCGCTGCGCCTCGGCGCCGCGTTCCCGGAGGTGTTCGACGCAGCCCGCGCCAACGCGCCCTGGGCCTACCAGCGCCTGTTCGACGCGTTCGGCCCCCTCGTCGCCGGGTACCTGAGGGGCCAGGGAGCCGAGGACCCGGACTCCATGGCGAACGACGTCTTCCTGCGAGCGTTCACCAACCTGGCGACGTTCCACGGCGACGAAGGCCACTTTCGGTCGTGGTTGTTCACGATCGCACACCACCGACTCGTGGACGACCGTCGGCGCCGATCGCGCCGTCCAGATGTCGTCGACCGTCCCATCCCGGACCAGCGGGCCACGACCGACACCACCGAGGCGGTCATCGGTCAGCGGTTGGGCGACGAGCGCGTGGCGTCGCTGCTGTCGCGCCTCTCGCCTGACCAGCGCGACGTCCTCGTCCTGAGGATCGTCGGCGACCTGACCGTCGAGGAGGTGGCGGTGGCCGTCCGCAAGCGGCCCGGTGCAGTGAAGGCCCTGCAACGCCGCGGTCTCGCCGCGTTGCGACGGATCCTCGAGGCGGAAGACGGGGGTGCCGAGCAGGATTCGTGAGCCGGCCCGTACCCCTTCCGGCCCCCTCGGCGTTCACTGCCCCGAGATGAGCTTCCGACGACGAGCAGACGAGGTCGACGCCGTACTGGCCGGGACCGCCGACGAGCGTTTGACCGAGGCCGTCGCCGCCATTCGGACCTCTTTCGCCGATGCCGGTTCCCCGGCGCTGCCGGCCGGCCCGGAACTGGCCGACGTCCTCCTCTCGGGGATCGACACCCCAGCTGCTCCATCCCCGGCGCCGCTTCCCGGGCCGGGGTCGGAGACGGCGAAGAAGACGGGTACCACGGTCCGCAGCCACCGATCGCGCCGCCTGGTGGTGGCCGGCGTCCTGGCCGCGGCCCTCGCCACCGGGACCGGTCTCGCCGGGGCGCTGCCCGGACCCGTGCAGAGCGTGTTCGACCGGGCGAGTAGCGCAGTGGGCCTCGATCGCACCCCTGCCCCGGAGCCCACGAAACCTGTGGTGCCCGGCGACGACGTGGTCGGCGACGACCCCGCCGAGGACCGGCCGTCGGTGCCATCGACCGAGGACGCACCGGGAGCTCCGGTGCCCACCCCGCCCGGTGACGATCCCACGTCCCTGCCGCCGACCCCCGGCGTGCCGGCACCTCCGCCTCGCCCCGAGCCCACGGTCCCGGTCGCACCACCCGTGGAACCACCAGGCCCACCGGATCGCACCCCTTCCACGCCGACACCGCCCACACCCGCTGCGCCGCCCGAACCCTCCCCACCGCCCACGCCACCCGCAGCCCCCGAACCCCCTTCTCCCGACGCCGCCTCGACGCCGGGAGCCACCGAGCCCCCGTCGCCGACGAGGCCCGACCGACCCTGATCTTCGGCGCCCCGGCGCCGATGACAACGAGACGGATGTCTCGAACGAAAAGGCGACCGCACCGGTGACGGTACGGGAGCAACGCCCTCGGATCTGTCGCTGACAGACCTCGGGGCTACCGAGGCGAACAACCACCATCCACGGAGGAAACGACCATGATCACCGCAGCCCTCGCAGCACTGGGCATCTCGACCAAGGTGGCCGCCGCCGCGACCGCAGGCGTCATCGCCGTCGGAGGCCTCGGCGTCGCCGGCGCCGCCATCGTCGACCGTGCCCCTGAAGAGGTGCCCGTCGTCGAAGCAGGCGACGGCGCACCAGAAACGGTCCGCCAGGATGCCGACCGCCGCCAGGACGCCGAGGCACCCGTCGACCCGACCGAGGAGGTTGCCGACGCGGCCGTCGAGCCGGTCGCCGAGGGCGACACCGAGGGCGATGGTCCGCCCGAGGACAGCTTCGGCGCCCGCGTGAGCGCCGATGCCCAGGAAGGCGGCGTCGACGGCCTCGACATCGCCGCCGAGGCACAGGCCAACGCCGCCGCTCGGGCCGAGGCACGGCAGGGTCCGCCAGCCGACCTCCCGGTCCCCCCGGCCGACGTCCCGGGCCCCCCGGCCGACGTCCCGGGCCCCCCGGCCGACATCCCGGTGCCCCCGGTGCCCCCGGTGCCCACCGACAACCTGCCGGAGACCCCGGCCGGCCCGCCGGCCGAGACGGGTCGACCCGCCCCGCGCTGATCCCGCGACGACACCACGATCATCATCAGTTTCGACAGGAGGCCCCGGAAGGGGCCTCCTGTCCTATCTCGGCAGGGTGGCCTGGCCGTACTGCCAGCTCGGCAGCTGTTCGATGCGACTCAGCACCCAGTCGTACTCGCCGGACATGACGGCCACCTTGCAGTAGCTGCACACGCCGGCGATGTCGAGGTCGAGCGGGGCCCCGCAGTTGGGGCACCGGTCGTCGAGGGTGCCGCCCTCGGGCTTGGTGACCGCCTTCGACGAGCGCTGGAAGGCCCAGTCCTCGGTCCACGGCTCGACGTTGCGTGACCCGCGCACGACCTTGCCCGGGCTGCCGTCGTCCTTGAGCTCCACGTCGTAGTCGGCGCAGCTGGCGAAGAACCGCACCGTGATGGTGTCGAAGTGCTCGTCGCTGTTGGCGGACACCAGATAGGTGTTCTGGATGGCCAGGTTGTCGAGCATGTTGCGGCGGTTGGCGGTGAGGTACTGCTCGATCTGGAAGCGGTGCTGCTGCCAGATCTGCTCGGCCATCACCCGGCGCGACAGGTCGGGCTTGCGCTCGCTCCAGGCCTGCTGGATGGCGAAGAACGCCTTGTTGACCTCGTTGACGAACAGGTTGGGGTCGAAGGCCGGGTCGTGGGCCTGGATCTGGGCGATGCCGGCCTCGAGGTCGGCCCGGGTGGTGGCGTGCTGGCGCGACGCGTCGGTGCCGGCCAGGTAGGCGCCGCTGGTGGTGGTGGCGGGCTGGGTGGGCATGCCGCCGCGGCCCCGGTGAGCGGCGATGAACACCGACCAGATGATGAAGGCGGTGAAGCCGCCGCCGAAGAGCAGGAAGAACAACAACCCGCCCCCTGCCGCACCGACGCCCGACCCGCTGGAGAAGCCACCACCGGAGAAGCCACCGCCACCGGAGAAGCCGCCACCGCCGGAGAAGCCACCGCCGCCGGAGAAGCCACCACCGGTGCCCCCACCGGCGCGGAACCACAGCGACGGCAGGTCGACCATGGCCAGGCGCGTCAGATCGAGGAGCGGTGCGAGCACGAGGTGGTCAGCCCTCTCCGTCGGTGTCGTCGGTCTCGGACCCGTCGCCCTCGGGAGCGGTGGTGTCCGTCGTCGGTTCCGCCCCGGCGGATGCCTCGGCGGGCGAGTCGCCTCCCGGCTCGGCCACCGCGGTCCCGCAGTGGGCGCAGAACTTGGCGCCGGCGACGAGCTCGTTGCCGCACTCGGCGCAGAACCGGGCCTGGGCCACGGGTGTGCCGCACTGGGCGCAGAACTTCGCACCCGGCGGGGTGGCCGCCCCGCACCCGGTGCAGGCGGGCCCCGCGGCGGACGCGGCGCCACCGGCGCCGGCTCCCTGGGCGGCGAAGCCCTCGCCACCGCCGGCGAAGCCCGGAGCCGCCGGCGGCATGGGTCCCTGCCCGGGCTGGTTCATCTGGTTGGCCATGCCCATGCCCACCCCCAGGAAGGCGGCACCGGTGCCGGCCCCGCCGCCCTTGGCCATGCCCTCGCCGGCGCCGAGGAGCGCTTCGCCCTGGGCGTACTGCTGGAAGCCACCGGCCAGGCGGCTGTAGGCGGTGTCCTTGGCCAGCTTCTTGAGGGTGGCCTGGTCCTCGGCGGAGAGGTTGAGATCGAAGTTGCCCATGCGGGCGACGGCCAGGCCGTAGTCAGCGATCTGTTCGTTGGTGGCCGCGATGACAGCCTGCTCGATCTCGGGGGTGTAGGCCGAGAGCCCGAGCACCGGCCAGTTGTGCCCCACGATCTGGCGGGTGACCTCGGTGCGCATCACCTTGACCATCTGCTGCTCGACCCAGTCGGTGATGTGGTCGTTGTCGGGCACGTCGATGGTGCCGACCAGGTTGAGCACCAGCTTGGCGGGGTCGGTGACCCGGAAGCTGTACTCACCGAACACCCCGAGCGTGACGATGTTGCCGGTCTGGGGGTCCTGGACGTCGTCGATGCGGCCGCCGAAGCGCTCGCTCGTGTACTCGCGGGTGCCCACGAAGAAGAGCTCGGCCCGGTAGGCGTTGCCGTCGGTGGCCCAGTCGATGACCGCACCGAGACCCATGATCTCGTCGGCCTCGACCCGGTGCTGGCCCGGCCCGAGCGTCCCGACGACCTCGCCCTTGTTCACGAAGAGGGCCAGCATGTCGGGCTCGACGATCAGGCGGCTGCCCTTGCGCAGGTTGATGTCAGGCCACTTGAAGAGGACCTGATCCTTCTTGTCGTCGGGGACGGCGATGAAGACCCGGCCGAGTATCGCCACAGACACCACCTCACAGGAACGACACGCCCGGACGGGCGGGTCCGGTGCCCAGGGTACTTCCCGACCCCACCCACCCGCGGGTGCTTCGCCGAGAGCCTCCGTCGGGGTGACCTCGGAGTCCCCGGAGGGCCCCGGTAGATTCGCCGGTGTGACGACAGGTGGCCCCCCTCCTCTCCCCGCGCCCTTCGACCCCGGTCGCCGGCGCTTCCTGGTGCTCGGCGGCACGGCCGCCCTGGCGGCCGCCGTGGCCGCCACCGGCTGCAGTCCCTTCGGGGGCGACGAGTCGAGCACCACGGTGAGCGTGACCGAACCGATCCGCCCGATCCCACCGTCGATGCCCGGGGCCGAGCCGCCCCCTCCGGCCGGGTTCGTCTTCGACACGGTCATCAAGGGTGGACGGGTCATCGACCCCGACTCGGGCTTCGACACCATCGCCGACGTCGGGATCACGGGAGACCGCATCACCTCGATCTCCCTCGAGCCCCTGCAGGGCACCACCACCCTCGACGCCACCGGCAAGGTGGTCGCCCCGGGCTTCGTCGACCTGCTCTCCTACGAGCCCAACTCCTTCGGCACCTGGTACAAGATCGGCGACGGGGTCACCACCAACCTCGGGATGCACGGCATCAAGGCCCCCACCGACGCCGGCCAGTTCTTCGCGCAGTACGGGGGCACCAGCCCGGTGCACTTCGGCGGCGCCTTCTCCGACCAGTGGTTCCGCGAGACCATCGGCATCTACGACACGGCCAGCGCATCGCAGCTCTCACGCCTGCGCGATGCCCTCGACCAGCAGATCGACGCCGGCTTCATCGGGGTGGCCATCGACCCGGAGTACGCCCCCTACATCGACTTCGCCGAGTACGTCGCCCTGGGCGAGGTGGCCCGCGACGCGGGCGTGCCGCTGTTCACCCACATCCGCTACTCCAGCCCGGACCCGCCCGAAGCCAACTCCATCTCGGCCATCGAGGAGGTCATCCGCGTCGCCGAGCAGTCCGGCGTGTCGCTCCACGTCGACCACATCCCGTCGATGGCCACGCACGTCATGAGCGAGGCCATGTCCCTGCTCGACGACGCCCGCGGGCAGGGCCTCGACGTGACCGGCTGCTTCTACCCCTACACGTACTGGGGCACCTACCTCGGCTCGGCCCGCTTCAACGGCGACTGGCAGTCCCGCTTCCGGATCACCTACGAGGACCTGCAGGTCGCCGGCACCTCCGAGCGGGTCACCGCCCAGACCTTCGGCACGTACCAGGCCCAGAACAAGCTGGTCGTCGCCTACGCCATGCCCCAGGCGGACATCAACGCCGCCGCGTCGGCCTCGTGGACCATGGTCGGCTCGGACTCCATCCCCGAGCCCGCCGACAACAACCACCCGCGAGGGGCGGGCTGCTTCGCCCGCCTGGTGGGCCCGTACGTCCGAGAGCTGGGGGTGCTGTCGCTCAACGACGCCATCGCCAAGGCCACCATCATCCCCACCAAGCGGGTCGAGAAGGTCGTCCCCCTCATGCAGCGCAAGGGCCGCCTCCAGATGGGGGCCGACGCCGACATCACCGTCTTCGACCCAGCCACGGTCGCCGACAGGTCCACCGTCGAGGATCCGTCGATCATGTCGGCGGGCATCGAGCAGGTCCTCGTCATGGGCGGCCTGGTCAAGAACGGCGACCAGCTCGACACGTCGCTGCTGAACGGCCAGGGCATCAAAGGCGAGCCCCTGTAGGCACGGGCCGGGATCCGGGCCGGACGACGGCGCACCGGCCCGGCACGCGAGGGCGAGGGAGGGGGCGGCGCAGGCCCGGTCGGGTGCCGTTAGGGTCCGCGGATGGCGAGGGTCACCCGGGAGGCCTCGGTGCAGCGGCGGCGCCAGCTGCACGCGGCCACCGTCGCCGAGCTGGCCCGGACCGGCGTCCACGACCTGGCGCTGACGACCGTCGCCGATCGTTGCGGGGTCACCACCACCACGATCTACCGGCGCCATCCCACCCGCGACGACCTCCTCGACACGGTGATGAGCGAGGTCCTCGCGCCCCCCGTCGGTGACTGGCTCGACCGCCTCGCCGAGGGCCTCGCCGAGGGCCTCGACACCCACCGCCGCCCACCCCGAGCCCCCGACGCGACGGTCGTGGCCGCCTGGTGCCAGCTCTGCGTGGCCGCCGCCTGGCCGAGCCCGCTCAGCGCCGGCATGCGCTCGGTCGTGTCCCCGGCCGACCGCACCCTCGGCGGCGCCGACCGCGACCGGCCGGCCGCGGCGGCCCTGCTCGTCGGCTCGTGGCTCCTGGCCCTCGGCCTCCACCGCCGCCCGCCGCCGCTGACCCACCAGCTCCGGGCCGCGGGCCATCACCTCTCGAGCACCCGCTCCGTCTCCGCGTCGGGCACCGGGCAGCCCGACGCCCTGCACCATCGCCCCACCTCCGCGCCGGCGGCGACCTCGGGCCCGCTCCTCGACGAGCGCGGTCGCCGGCTCCTGCTGGCCACGGCCGAGGCGATCGACCGGGTCGGCTACGAGAACGTGTCCGTGAACGCCATCGCCCGGCGCGCCGGCACGTCCACCGGGGCGCTGTACAACCGCTTCTCCGGCAAGGCCGGCCTGCTCGCCGCCTGCCTGTCGGCGCCGAGCCCCGTCGGGTCCGAGCGGTGGGGGCCGCAGGTCGAGGCCCTCCGCCTCGGCCCCTCGCTCGACCCCGAGGTCACCACGGCCGTCGACGCCGTGATCGGGCGGCCGCTGCGGGCCCGGGCCCGGGCCCTGGGGGCGATGCGTCGAGACGACCCCACGGCGTTCCCCGCCGACATCCGACCCGCAGCCGCGGCCTGGGTGGCCGTGGCCCTCCCCCTCGGGCGCTGGGTCGTACAACGGGTTCTCGTCCCACCCGTCGCCTCGCCCCCGGTGCGTTCGTGAGCGCCGGCTCTACCCGCCGGTAACCTCGCCGGGCCGACGACGACGGAGGGGCGCGGTGGACGAGCTGGCACAGATGGACGCGTGGGGTCAGGCCGACCTGGTCAGGAGGGGCGAGGTCACGCCGAGCGAGCTGGTCGACGCCGCCATCGCCCGCATCGAGGCGGTCGACCCGGCCCTCAACGCGGTCATCCACCGACGCTTCGACGCAGCCCGGGCCGAGGCGGCCGGCCCGCTCCCCGACGGACCGCTGCGCGGGGTGCCCTTCCTGGTCAAGGACCTCGACCTGCACATCGCCGGCGAGCCGCTGCACTGCGGGACCCGCTTCCTCGCCGACGCCGGCTCCACCAGCGCCACCGACGACACGCTGACCGAGCGCTTCCGGGCGGCCGGGCTCGTGATCCTCGGCCGCACCAACACCCCCGAGTTCGGCACCACCATCACCACCGAACCAGTGGCCGCCGGGCCCACCCGCAACCCATGGAACACCGAGCACTCCACCGGGGGCTCGTCGGGAGGGAGCGGCGCGGCGGTGGCCTCGATGATGGTGCCGGCCGCCCACGCCAGCGACGGGGGCGGATCCATCCGCATCCCGGCCAGCGAGTGCGGCCTCGTCGGCCTCAAGCCGACCCGAGGTCGCACCCCCCTCGGACCTCGCTACGCCGAGCACTGGAACGGTGCCGTCATCAACGGCGTCGTCACCCGCAGCGTGCGGGACACCGCGCTGTTCCTCGACGTCATGAGCGGCCCGGCCCCGGGCGACCCCTTCGTGACCCCACCTCCCGCCCGCCCCTACGTCCAGCAGGTCGGGGCCGATCCCGGCATCGTGCGCATCGGCCTGCTCGACCGTCCGGCGCAGTCCGACGTGGTCGCCGATCCTGTGGTCGGCGAGACCCTCCGCGCCGTCGGGGGCCTCCTCGAGAACCTCGGCCACCGGGTCGAGGCGAGCCACCCCGAGGCCATGGGCGACCCGGACTTCTCCCGGCACTTCATCACCATCATGGCGGCGAACCTGCGAGCCGACCTCGACGAGTGGGAGACCACCCTCGGACGCACCATCGGCGGCGACGAGCTGGAGCCGGCCAACGCCATGTTCGCGGCGATCGGCGGGGCCACCAGCGCCGCCGACCACCTGGCCGCCACCCGCTGGCAGCACCGGTGGGCCCGCCGCATGGCCGAGTGGTGGGACGGCGGGTTCGACCTGTTGTGCTGCCCCGTCATCAACGGCACCCCTCCCCCGCTGGGATGGCTGTCGGATCCCGAGAAGGGCCTCGACCGGGTCACCGAGCTCATGCAGTACACCGCGCAGTTCAACGTGACCGGCCAACCCGCCATCTCGCTGCCGCTGGCCTGGACCGACGACGGCCTGCCCATCGGGATCCAGCTGGTGGCGGCCTTCGGCCGCGAGGACCTGCTGGTGCGCGTCGCATCGGAGTTGCAGGGGGCCCAGGACTGGACCCTCCGCCTCCCACCGGTGCACGCCTGAGCAGCGGCCCCACGGCCCGCAGCCCGGCCCGATCGAGGCTCAGCCGTGCTGCGCCGCCACCGCCGCGATGCCGGCGGCGAAGCGGTCGACGTCGTCGATGGTGGTGGCGAAGCTGGTCATGGCGCGGATCTCGTGACGGGCCGGTTCCCACTCCCACACGAACGACCACGCCTGCAGCTCGGCCACCGCGGCCGCCGACGGCAGCTGCACGAACGTGGCGTTCACGTCCGGCGTGCCGGTCACCTGGACCCCCTGGACCCCGTCGAGACGGTCGGCCAGGCGCCGGGCCATGGCGTTGGCGTGCCCCGCGGTGCGCAACCAGAGGTCGTCGGCCAGCAGGGCCTCGAACTGGGCGCCGAGGAAGCGCATCTTGGAGGCCAACTGAGTGGTCTGCTTGCGCACGAAGGGCAGCACCCGGGCCACCGCCGGCTCGAGCACCACGACGGCGTCGCCGTACATCAGGCCGTTCTTGGTGCCGCCGAAGCTGACCACGTCGACCCCGGCATCGGTGGTGAACGAGCGCAGATCCCCGTCGAGCGCGGCGGCGGCGTTGGCGATCCGGGCCCCGTCGAGGTGCACGTGCAGGCCGTGGTCGTGGGCCACCTCGGCCACCGCGGCGATCTCGTCGGGCCGGTAGAGGGTGCCTCGCTCGGTGGACTGGGTGATCGACACGACGCCGGGCTGGGCGTGGTGCTGGTTGCCGAGCGCGTACAGCACGGCGAGCACGTCGTCGGGGCGGAGCTTGCCGTCGGGCGTGGGCACCGTGAGCAGCTTCGAGCCAGTGAAGCGCTCCGGGGCGCCGCCCTCGTCGACGGCGATGTGGGCCTCTTCGGCGCAGATCACCGCCTCGCCGGGCCCCAACAGGCAGGCCAACCCCACGACGTTGGCCCCGGTCCCTCCCCAGCACAGCGCCACGGCGGCCGCGCCCCCGAAGAGGTCGGCCAGCGCCGACTCCGCCCGGGTCGTCCAGGGGTCCTCGCCGTAGGCGAGGGCGCACCCCTCGTTGGCCGCCACCATGGCGTCGAGGACCTCGGGCAGGACCCCTGCGGCGTTGTCGCTGGCGAACGAGCACTGCGGGGCCGGCGGCATCGACAGCGAGCCGGCGTTCACCTGAGGTAGCCCAGCGTGCGGGCCTCGGCCGACAGCTCGTCGCGGAACTTCGGGTGGGCGATGGCGATGAGGCGCTCTGCTCGCACCGAGACCGGTTGACCGTGCAGCTCGGCCACCCCGTACTCGGTGACGACGTTGTCGATCGTGTTCTTGTGGGTGGTGATGACCGCCCCCTCGCCGAGGCGGACCTTGATCCTGCTCACCGACTCGTCCCTGGTGGTGGAATGCAACGCCAGGAAACCCATGCCGTGAGGGGAGAACATCGCCCCCTTGGCGAAGTCGGCCTGCCCCCCCGACCCCGACCACATGCGCCCGCGGATCATCTCGGAGTTGGCCTGTCCCATCACGTCCACCTCCACGGTGGCGTTGATCGACACGAAGGCCCGCTCACGTCCGATCACCCGAGGATCGTTGACCCAGTCGACGGGGAGGAACTCGGCGGCCGCGTTGTCGTCGATGAAGTCGTAGAACGCCCGGGTGCCCAGGGCGAAGGTGGTGACCATCTTGCCCGGGCGGGTGGTCTTGCCGGTGCCGGTGATGACACCGGCCATGAACAGCTCGGCGATGGCGTCGGAGAGCAGCTCGGTGTGCACCCCGAGGTCGCGGTGGTTGCCGAGGGCGCTCAACGCCGCGGCCGGGATGGAGCCGATGCCGACCTGGATGGTGGCCCCGTCGGGGACCCGCTCGGCGATGAGCTCACCGATGATGCGGTCCTTCTCGCTGACCCGGGGTGACGGGCTCTCGGCCAGGGGGTAGTCGGCCTCCACCCAACCGGCGACCTGCGAGACGTGGATGGTGTTCTCGCCGCGGGTGCGCGGCATGTGGGGGTTGGCCTCGAGGAAGAACGGGGCCTTGCCGATGAAGCGGGCCACGTAGTCGGCATTGGTGCCGAGCGAGAAGTACCCGTGGCGATCGGGCGGAGAGGCGGCGGCGGCGATGATGGGCGCTCGCGTGACGTAGCTCAGGATGTGCGGCATCTCCGAGAAGTGGACCGGCGTGAAGTCCAAACCCCCTTCGTGGAAGGCGGGCCGCGTGATCTCGGAGAGGAAGTAGGCCACGTGGCGCAGGCCGGGATAGACGCCGTGGAGGTAGGGGCGATCGTGCAAGGAGTGCATCTGGTGCACCCGCACTCCCTCGAGGTCGGGGCCGGCGGCATCGACTGCGGTCATCACGGTGTCGGGTTCGCCGTTGGCGAGCGGCACGATGACGTCGGTGTGGGCACCGAGGTGCTCGACGATCGCCGAGGGGTCCGAGCAGCGGGTGCGGCGGAGGGCTTCGTTCACGAAGGTGGTCCTTTCCCGTCCGAGCAGACCCTAGCGACGCCCGACGGTGCCGCCGGAGGCCGGGAGGGCACGGACAGACGAACCACGAGCGAACGCTCGGTGACGAGGCGAACCCGATCTGATCCCGTGGGCTGACGACGCGACCCGTGCGTCAGCGGGCGCTCGGTGAGTCCGAGACCAGGTTCTCGCCGAGCGGCGCTTCCTGGGACTCGGGTTCGGGCACGGCGTCGGCCGGGCTCAGGTAGCGCCACACCAGGCCGGCCACGACCGCCCCGACGATCGGCGCCAGCCAGAACAGCCAGAGCTGGCCGATGTACTCCCCGCCGGCGAACAGCGCCGGGCCGGTGGATCGGGCCGGGTTCACCGACGTGTTCGTGATCGGGATGCTGATCAGGTGGATGAGCGTCAGGGCCAGGCCGATCGCCAGCGGCCCGAAGCCGGCGGCGGCCCGCCGGCCGGTGGCGCCGAAGATCACGAACAGGAACCCGGCGGTCATCACCAGCTCCGTGAGCAGGGCGGGACCGAGCCCGTAGCCGCCGGGTGAGAGGTCGCCGTAGCCGTTGGCCGCGAGACCCTGCTCGGCGGCGTCGTACCCGCCGGGAGCACCCTTGGCGATCACCAACAGCACGCCGGCGGCGGCGATGGCCCCGATCAGCTGCACGATCACGTAGGGAAGGGCATCCTTGGCCTTGAAGCGCCCACCGGCCAGCAGCCCGAGCGTGACCGCCGGGTTGAAGTGGCCGCCCGAGATGTGCCCGACGGCGTAGGCCATGGTCAACACGGTGAGACCGAAGGCGAGC includes the following:
- a CDS encoding RNA polymerase sigma factor; translated protein: MGSPEIPTADSTPRRALRLGAAFPEVFDAARANAPWAYQRLFDAFGPLVAGYLRGQGAEDPDSMANDVFLRAFTNLATFHGDEGHFRSWLFTIAHHRLVDDRRRRSRRPDVVDRPIPDQRATTDTTEAVIGQRLGDERVASLLSRLSPDQRDVLVLRIVGDLTVEEVAVAVRKRPGAVKALQRRGLAALRRILEAEDGGAEQDS
- a CDS encoding 39S ribosomal protein L45; this translates as MLAPLLDLTRLAMVDLPSLWFRAGGGTGGGFSGGGGFSGGGGFSGGGGFSGGGFSSGSGVGAAGGGLLFFLLFGGGFTAFIIWSVFIAAHRGRGGMPTQPATTTSGAYLAGTDASRQHATTRADLEAGIAQIQAHDPAFDPNLFVNEVNKAFFAIQQAWSERKPDLSRRVMAEQIWQQHRFQIEQYLTANRRNMLDNLAIQNTYLVSANSDEHFDTITVRFFASCADYDVELKDDGSPGKVVRGSRNVEPWTEDWAFQRSSKAVTKPEGGTLDDRCPNCGAPLDLDIAGVCSYCKVAVMSGEYDWVLSRIEQLPSWQYGQATLPR
- a CDS encoding SPFH domain-containing protein; protein product: MAILGRVFIAVPDDKKDQVLFKWPDINLRKGSRLIVEPDMLALFVNKGEVVGTLGPGQHRVEADEIMGLGAVIDWATDGNAYRAELFFVGTREYTSERFGGRIDDVQDPQTGNIVTLGVFGEYSFRVTDPAKLVLNLVGTIDVPDNDHITDWVEQQMVKVMRTEVTRQIVGHNWPVLGLSAYTPEIEQAVIAATNEQIADYGLAVARMGNFDLNLSAEDQATLKKLAKDTAYSRLAGGFQQYAQGEALLGAGEGMAKGGGAGTGAAFLGVGMGMANQMNQPGQGPMPPAAPGFAGGGEGFAAQGAGAGGAASAAGPACTGCGAATPPGAKFCAQCGTPVAQARFCAECGNELVAGAKFCAHCGTAVAEPGGDSPAEASAGAEPTTDTTAPEGDGSETDDTDGEG
- a CDS encoding amidohydrolase family protein, with amino-acid sequence MTTGGPPPLPAPFDPGRRRFLVLGGTAALAAAVAATGCSPFGGDESSTTVSVTEPIRPIPPSMPGAEPPPPAGFVFDTVIKGGRVIDPDSGFDTIADVGITGDRITSISLEPLQGTTTLDATGKVVAPGFVDLLSYEPNSFGTWYKIGDGVTTNLGMHGIKAPTDAGQFFAQYGGTSPVHFGGAFSDQWFRETIGIYDTASASQLSRLRDALDQQIDAGFIGVAIDPEYAPYIDFAEYVALGEVARDAGVPLFTHIRYSSPDPPEANSISAIEEVIRVAEQSGVSLHVDHIPSMATHVMSEAMSLLDDARGQGLDVTGCFYPYTYWGTYLGSARFNGDWQSRFRITYEDLQVAGTSERVTAQTFGTYQAQNKLVVAYAMPQADINAAASASWTMVGSDSIPEPADNNHPRGAGCFARLVGPYVRELGVLSLNDAIAKATIIPTKRVEKVVPLMQRKGRLQMGADADITVFDPATVADRSTVEDPSIMSAGIEQVLVMGGLVKNGDQLDTSLLNGQGIKGEPL
- a CDS encoding TetR/AcrR family transcriptional regulator, with translation MARVTREASVQRRRQLHAATVAELARTGVHDLALTTVADRCGVTTTTIYRRHPTRDDLLDTVMSEVLAPPVGDWLDRLAEGLAEGLDTHRRPPRAPDATVVAAWCQLCVAAAWPSPLSAGMRSVVSPADRTLGGADRDRPAAAALLVGSWLLALGLHRRPPPLTHQLRAAGHHLSSTRSVSASGTGQPDALHHRPTSAPAATSGPLLDERGRRLLLATAEAIDRVGYENVSVNAIARRAGTSTGALYNRFSGKAGLLAACLSAPSPVGSERWGPQVEALRLGPSLDPEVTTAVDAVIGRPLRARARALGAMRRDDPTAFPADIRPAAAAWVAVALPLGRWVVQRVLVPPVASPPVRS
- a CDS encoding amidase yields the protein MDELAQMDAWGQADLVRRGEVTPSELVDAAIARIEAVDPALNAVIHRRFDAARAEAAGPLPDGPLRGVPFLVKDLDLHIAGEPLHCGTRFLADAGSTSATDDTLTERFRAAGLVILGRTNTPEFGTTITTEPVAAGPTRNPWNTEHSTGGSSGGSGAAVASMMVPAAHASDGGGSIRIPASECGLVGLKPTRGRTPLGPRYAEHWNGAVINGVVTRSVRDTALFLDVMSGPAPGDPFVTPPPARPYVQQVGADPGIVRIGLLDRPAQSDVVADPVVGETLRAVGGLLENLGHRVEASHPEAMGDPDFSRHFITIMAANLRADLDEWETTLGRTIGGDELEPANAMFAAIGGATSAADHLAATRWQHRWARRMAEWWDGGFDLLCCPVINGTPPPLGWLSDPEKGLDRVTELMQYTAQFNVTGQPAISLPLAWTDDGLPIGIQLVAAFGREDLLVRVASELQGAQDWTLRLPPVHA